One genomic region from Apodemus sylvaticus chromosome 1, mApoSyl1.1, whole genome shotgun sequence encodes:
- the Slc17a7 gene encoding vesicular glutamate transporter 1 has protein sequence MEFRQEEFRKLAGRALGRLHRLLEKRQEGAETLELSADGRPVTTHTRDPPVVDCTCFGLPRRYIIAIMSGLGFCISFGIRCNLGVAIVSMVNNSTTHRGGHVVVQKAQFNWDPETVGLIHGSFFWGYIVTQIPGGFICQKFAANRVFGFAIVATSTLNMLIPSAARVHYGCVIFVRILQGLVEGVTYPACHGIWSKWAPPLERSRLATTAFCGSYAGAVVAMPLAGVLVQYSGWSSVFYVYGSFGIFWYLFWLLVSYESPALHPSISEEERKYIEDAIGESAKLMNPVTKFNTPWRRFFTSMPVYAIIVANFCRSWTFYLLLISQPAYFEEVFGFEISKVGLVSALPHLVMTIIVPIGGQIADFLRSRHIMSTTNVRKLMNCGGFGMEATLLLVVGYSHSKGVAISFLVLAVGFSGFAISGFNVNHLDIAPRYASILMGISNGVGTLSGMVCPIIVGAMTKHKTREEWQYVFLIASLVHYGGVIFYGVFASGEKQPWAEPEEMSEEKCGFVGHDQLAGSDDSDMEDEAEPPGAPPAPPPSYGATHSTVQPPRPPPPVRDF, from the exons ATGGAGTTCCGGCAGGAGGAGTTTCGAAAGCTGGCGGGGCGCGCCCTGGGGAGGCTGCACCG GTTACTGGAGAAGCGGCAGGAAGGCGCGGAGACACTGGAGCTGAGCGCCGATGGGCGCCCGGTGACCACGCACACGCGGGACCCGCCTGTGGTGGACTGCACCTGCTTTGGCCTCCCTCGCCGCTACATCATCGCCATCATGAGCGGTCTGGGTTTCTGCATCAGCTTTGGCATCCGCTGCAACCTGGGCGTGGCCATCGTGTCCATGGTCAACAACAGCACGACCCACCGTGGGGGCCACGTGGTGGTGCAG AAAGCCCAGTTCAACTGGGATCCAGAGACCGTCGGCCTCATACATGGCTCCTTTTTCTGGGGATACATTGTCACTCAGATTCCTGGAGGATTCATCTGCCAAAAATTTGCAGCCAACAG GGTTTTTGGCTTTGCCATTGTGGCTACCTCCACCCTAAACATGTTGATCCCCTCAGCAGCCCGGGTTCACTATGGCTGTGTCATCTTCGTGAGGATCCTTCAGGGATTGGTGGAG GGGGTCACATACCCTGCTTGCCACGGCATCTGGAGCAAATGGGCCCCTCCCTTAGAACGGAGTCGGCTGGCGACAACAGCCTTCTGCG GTTCCTATGCCGGGGCAGTAGTTGCCATGCCCCTGGCTGGGGTCCTGGTGCAGTATTCAGGATGGAGTTCTGTCTTCTATGTGTATG GCAGCTTCGGGATCTTTTGGTACCTGTTCTGGTTGCTTGTCTCCTATGAGTCACCCGCACTGCACCCCAGCATCTCCGAGGAGGAGCGGAAATACATCGAGGACGCCATCGGGGAGAGCGCCAAACTCATGAATCCTGTTACG AAGTTCAACACACCCTGGAGGCGCTTCTTCACGTCCATGCCCGTCTACGCCATCATCGTCGCCAACTTCTGCCGCAGCTGGACCTTCTACCTGCTGCTAATCTCCCAGCCCGCCTACTTTGAAGAAGTGTTCGGCTTTGAGATCAGCAAG GTGGGGCTGGTGTCGGCGCTGCCTCACCTTGTCATGACCATCATCGTACCCATCGGAGGCCAGATCGCCGACTTTCTGCGCAGTCGTCACATAATGTCCACGACCAATGTGCGAAAGCTCATGAACTGcgggg GTTTCGGGATGGAAGCTACGCTGCTGCTGGTGGTCGGATACTCACACTCCAAGGGCGTGGCCATCTCCTTCCTGGTCTTGGCTGTGGGCTTCAGTGGCTTTGCCATCTCTG GGTTTAACGTGAACCACTTGGACATCGCCCCTCGCTATGCCAGCATCTTGATGGGCATTTCCAATGGCGTGGGCACACTGTCTGGGATGGTGTGCCCCATCATCGTGGGTGCAATGACCAAGCACAAG ACGCGCGAGGAGTGGCAGTACGTGTTCCTCATCGCCTCCCTGGTGCACTACGGCGGCGTCATCTTCTACGGGGTCTTCGCCTCCGGAGAGAAGCAGCCGTGGGCGGAGCCGGAGGAGATGAGCGAGGAGAAGTGTGGCTTCGTCGGCCACGACCAGCTGGCGGGCAGCGACGACAGCGACATGGAGGACGAGGCCGAGCCCCCGGGGGCGCCGCCCGCGCCGCCTCCGTCCTACGGGGCCACGCACAGCACCGTGCAGCCTCCGCGGCCGCCGCCCCCGGTCCGGGACTTCTGA
- the Pth2 gene encoding tuberoinfundibular peptide of 39 residues: MVTLRSCPLCPQVMETCQASRSPRERLLLLLLLLLLVPWGTGPASGVALPLAGVFSLRAPSRAWADLGTPLSRRSLALADDAAFRERARLLAALERRRWLDSYMQKLLLLDAP, translated from the exons ATGGTGACATTGAGATCCTGTCCCCTGTGTCCACAGGTGATGGAGACCTGCCAGGCGTCCAGGAGCCCCCGAGagcggctgctgctgcttttgctgctgctactgcttgTGCCCTGGGGCACTGGCCCTGCCTCAGGGGTTGCCCTGCCCCTCGCCGGTGTGTTCAG CCTCCGCGCCCCCAGTCGTGCCTGGGCAGACTTGGGTACTCCCCTGTCTCGGCGCAGCCTGGCGCTAGCTGACGACGCGGCCTTTCGGGAGCGCGCGCGCCTGCTGGCCGCCCTGGAGCGCCGCCGCTGGCTGGACTCTTACATGCAGAAGCTGTTGCTGCTGGACGCGCCCTGA
- the Gfy gene encoding Golgi-associated olfactory signaling regulator → MQPFSPIFFLLFLLDGLSSRAAPSSSMPVGSDLLGMLQPSGMPIGALKNLTRDQSTPGYSATNPPEHSRTPPSASPHISINTSRETPSPSPSLSLESPRPDQLTSVAESQGTPQMSPSKATLTEPSGTPKPDPTGMSPSESPETPKPNLSNASLSESPETVHADPTPTLHHEPPEISKGDTPKLSPVEGSKIPSPSPTQLLSSKSLETYGSGATRNLDSALLLTTHPDSPPQSAFLTTNSNPTDIPQTQFPTAPNQSVTEMATTSDLETTSTLPTQPTPFREEATTPGEPGLSPSTEAPAATHIATPSLSTSDSLGTKEFHIPQNSGPKGPDIPLPSARIAGPPVPPEHPNQVAPAVPQAPQRHSRGDTVNTIIVVERVKETGVTLVSRPRGSVGGALCLFFAGTGMLIGVFLLLWCLYRRASRHRSFAHHRLRDSGEEPVLHLDAPKDPLDLYFYAPDAWVPSHIATRQPPPTPPLPPKLPPPPRGPQRLEALSPAALSPNFV, encoded by the exons ATGCAGCCCTTCAGccccatcttcttccttctctttctccttgacggtctgagttccagggcagccccCTCATCCTCTATGCCTGTGGGCTCCGATCTCCTGGGGATGCTTCAGCCCTCTGGGATGCCCATTGGCGCTCTAAAAAATCTTACTAGAGACCAATCTACCCCAGGGTACTCTGCAACCAACCCTCCTGAGCACTCCAGGACCCCGCCCTCAGCATCCCCTCACATCTCCATAAACACCTCAAGGGagacccccagccccagcccctccctttcTCTAGAGTCTCCCAGGCCTGACCAGCTCACCTCAGTAGCAGAATCCCAGGGTACTCCACAAATGAGCCCCTCCAAAGCAACACTCACTGAACCTTCTGGGACCCCCAAACCTGACCCAACTGGGATGTCCCCATCTGAATCTCCTGAAACCCCAAAACCTAATCTCTCCAACGCCTCACTCTCAGAGTCTCCTGAGACTGTGCACGCTGACCCCACACCAACTCTACACCATGAACCCCCTGAAATCTCCAAAGGAGATACCCCCAAACTCTCGCCTGTTGAAGGGTCTAAGATACCAAGTCCAAGCCCCACCCAACTCCTCAGCTCCAAATCCCTAGAGACCTATGGCTCTGGTGCCACCAGAAACCTAGATTCTGCATTGCTACTGACCACCCACCCTGACTCTCCCCCACAGTCAGCCTTCCTCACCACCAACTCCAATCCCACCGATATCCCCCAAACACAATTCCCCACCGCCCCCAACCAAAGTGTAACAGAGATGGCTACGACCTCTGACTTGGAGACCACCTCTACTCTTCCCACCCAGCCAACACCCTTCAGGGAGGAAGCCACCACTCCCGGTGAGCCGGGCTTGAGTCCCAGCACAGAAGCCCCTGCAGCCACCCACATTGCCACCCCTAGCCTGTCCACCTCAGATTCCCTAGGCACCAAAGAGTTTCACATACCCCAGAACTCAGGCCCTAAAGGGCCAGATATCCCTCTTCCCTCCGCACGGATTGCAGGGCCCCCTGTCCCTCCCGAGCACCCCAATCAGGTAGCCCCTGCCGTGCCCCAGGCCCCTCAGAGACACAGCCGAGGAGACACAGTCAACACTATCATCGTTGTGGAGCGAGTGAAGGAGACCG GAGTGACTCTGGTCAGCCGCCCACGAGGCTCCGTCGGCGGGGCTCTGTGCCTGTTCTTCGCGGGGACAGGGATGCTGATCGGCGTCTTCCTCCTGCTGTGGTGCCTCTACCGCCGGGCCTCCAGGCACAGGTCCTTTGCACACCACCGGCTCCGGGACAGCGGAGAGGAACCAG TCTTGCACCTGGACGCCCCGAAGGACCCGCTGGACCTCTACTTCTACGCCCCCGACGCGTGGGTGCCGTCGCACATCGCCACGCGCCAGCCCCCGCCCACGCCCCCGCTGCCGCCCAAGCTGCCCCCTCCGCCCCGCGGGCCGCAGCGCCTGGAAGCCCTGTCGCCCGCCGCACTGTCCCCCAACTTCGTCTGA